A segment of the Prochlorococcus sp. RS04 genome:
ATCATATTCTTGAGTTATCGATTGATGCTTTGGGAGATTGATCCAACCCTCATGCCAATTCCCACTATTTATTAATTCTTCATAAGTAGTTTGTATATTAATTTCAGAATCAACTACAGAAACCATTAAAAAAGTAATATTTCCTTTTTCTTTTGTCTCATTTACTAAAACAAAATGTCTCAATCCATTTATAGGTTTAGTAGAAGTCCAGAAATTTTCCACAATTATTTTTTCTTTATGTTTTCCTCAGAATTTTCTTTAGATATTTTTTTATATTCATTTCTAATTTCATCTAATAAAAGTTTTCTTCTGTCCATATAGTTAACTGAATCTTGTTTTGATAAGTTATATCTTTCTTTTTTAGTTAAATTCATCCAATCATTAAGATTCTTCTTATTAAAAGTTTTTGATTTTTTAGCCTTTAAAACTTTTTGCTTTCTTTGAAATTTAAGAAAATTCCTTAAAT
Coding sequences within it:
- a CDS encoding TIGR02450 family Trp-rich protein, giving the protein MENFWTSTKPINGLRHFVLVNETKEKGNITFLMVSVVDSEINIQTTYEELINSGNWHEGWINLPKHQSITQEYDDYKSLKKGESIDEIFVNEDSVFNIS